A region of the Bacillus sp. NP247 genome:
CGCTTATCGTTGACAGTGTGGCTTTGTCAGCCATCGTGTTCAGACTTTCTTCTTATGGAATTACGCCTAATAGACTTGCTGTTTTAGGAGTAAACATACTTATTTGGGCAAATCTAATTTGGATTATGCTCTCCTATATACGTTTTCTACAAAACAAATCCGGACCTTCAGCTATCCAAGATGCTGTTACGAAGTATTTGCCAATCTACGGACTTTGGGCAGCGTTCGTTATATTTACCTTTCCTATAATTTTTAATTAGAAAGGATCTGTTAATATAACGAAAAGTCAATCTTCTATAACGTATAAAATCTTTAGAGCCGATAATTCAATTTTGCATTTATAGAATTTCTCGACAATAAAAAAACGTCCCAAAGTGGGACGTTTTTTTATTATGCGTATTGCTGCTTTTTCTTAATAAGCAACAACACTTGTGAAACACAAGCAAGTACTGGCAACTCAATCAACGGTCCGATAACGAGTGCAAGTGCGATAAGAGGCTCGTCTGGAAAAGCAGTCACAGCAATAGCGAGCGCAACAGGCGAGTTTCTTGCTAATGTTGTTAAGCTTAAACTTACTGTATCTTTATAAGATAAATGCAGGATGCGCCCGATAAATTGTCCTAGTAAAAAATTAATGATGAAGAACAATAGAACAGGAATGAGTAATAATAAAACAACATTCATATTTTGGAGTAAATATTTACCTTGTGATGCAAACATCGCTACAATTGCCAAACTTAAAAATACAATTTGAGCAGAGCTGAAAAACGGAATAATTTTATTCTCGAGTGTTTCAGCTTTTTTCATTTTATTCATAATGAATTTTGTAGCATGTGCAAGTAAAAATGGTAAGACAATTACGATAACGATACTTTCTACTAAAACAGAAAACGCTACAGTCTTCATTACACCGGCAAATAAAAATAAATATACGGGTAGCAATAATACTTGTAAAATTAAATTTACAGGCAAAATTGCTGTGGAAAGTGCTACGTTTCCTTTCGCTATTTCAGTAAATATTAAGTACCAATCTGTACATGGAGTAACCATTAACATAATAAAGCCAACCCAAAGTGCTGGGTGATCTGAAAGAAATAACGCGCCTAATCCCCAAGCGAGAAAAGGTGTCCATATAAAGTTAATACCTAGGCTTGTTCCGGCGAATTTTAAATTGCGAAATCCGTTTTTAATTTCTTTCAATGGGATGCTTAGGAATAATCCATATAGCATGAAAAATAAGAAGGGGACAATAAATTTGTCTGAATACATATGTATGATATTAAATTGTCCGAGTACAATGCCGCATGTAACAGCAAAAAGAATAATAAAAGTTTGAATCTTTTCTATAGTGCTCATGAATAAATCCTTTCTAAATATAAATTTCCCTCTTTAAGTTTATTATACAAGTAATAAAGTTGTATTGGCTGTTTAATTGTATTTTAGTTATTATTTTTAATTCGAGATTTTATATTTAATTAAAAGTTACTTGACTAAAGTAAGTGGCTATATTACAATCACTTACATAAGGTAATTAAATAACAAAAAGTTTTAGGTTCCTTAAATGAAGGTATCTATTGGAACTTTTTCTTAGAATAAGAATTTTTATGATGATGAATAATGAATATGAAAAGAAAGATTAGGTGAAGGAAATGGGATTATTTAGCTCATTATTTGGTAAAAAAGAAGAAATTACGAAAGTAGAGGAGAATAAAACAATGTCAAAAGTATTATTTGTAAGAGCAAACGATCGTCCAGCGGAGCAAGCAATTAGTTCAAAAATGTATGAAACATTTGTAAGCACTTATAAAGAAGCGAACCCCAATACAGAAATTACAGAGTTAGATTTATTTGCATTAGATCTTCCTTATTACGGAAATATCGCAATTTCAGGTGGTTATAAACGTAGTCAAGGAATGGAGTTAACAGCTGAAGAAGAAAAGGCTGTAGCAACAGTAGATCAATATTTAAATCAGTTTTTAGAAGCTGATAAAGTTGTATTTGCGTTCCCATTATGGAACTTCACAGTACCCGCACCATTAATCACATATATTTCATACCTTTCTCAAGCTGGAAAAACGTTTAAATATACAGCGAATGGTCCAGAAGGTTTAGCTGGTGATAAGAAAGTAGTTGTACTAGGTGCTCGTGGTTCAGATTACTCTTCAGAGCAAATGGCTCCTATGGAAATGGCAGTTAATTATGTGACAACTGTACTTGGATTCTGGGGAATTACAAATCCAGAAACAGTGGTAATTGAAGGACACAATCAATATCCAGATCGCTCACAACAAATTGTTGAAGAAGGTTTAGAAAACGTTAAAAAAGTAGCTGCGAAATTTTAATTAATGATAGTAAATGGAAAAACCAACATGGATGACCATGTTGGTTTTTTAGTCTATATTCTATGTTAAAAAATGTATATTTATAAAGTAAAAGAAAAGTTTGAAAATAGTATTGCAAAATATTATATATCAAACTATAATGGGTTCAAGAATAGTTGATACTTAAATTAAATATTCAGAAAATTCAATTAGTTAAAATTGGAAAATGAGATAAGGAAATTTGAATGGGGGGGTTATATTATGGCGAATAAAGTACCGTTTTCGTTCATAGTAGTTATTGGATTAATGTTGTTTGCACTATTTTTTGGAGCAGGGAATTTAATATTCCCAGCGATGCTTGGTCAATCGGCAGGTGAAAATGTTTGGATTGCTAACGCTGGATTTTTAGTAACAGGAGTGGGGTTGCCACTACTTGGTGTATTGGCATTTGGGATTTCAGGTAAAGACGATTTACAGTCATTAGCAAGTCGCGCTCACCCAGTATTCGGGATTGTATTTACAACAGTTTTATACTTAGCGATCGGTCCGTTATTTGCAATACCAAGAACAGGGAATGTATCTTATGAAATTGGTCTTAAGCCTTTTATGCCAGAAGGACTAGGTTCTACACCTTTAATTCTTTTTACAATTATATTCTTTAGCATCACTTGTTTTTTTTCGCTAAATCCTGCGAAAATTGTCGATATTGTTGGAAAAATATTAACGCCAATTAAATTGACATTCATCGGTATTTTAGTAGTCGTTGCTTTTATTAATCCGATTGGAGAAATGCAAGCACCAGTTGAAGGGTATACATCACATGCATTTTTCAAAGGATTCCAAGAAGGATACTTAACAATGGATACGCTCGCATCATTCGTATTCGGAATCATCATCATTAATGCAATTAAAGAAAAAGGTGCGAAAACGAAAACGCAAATTATGGTCGTTTGTGCAAAAGCGACAATCATTGCAGCATCTATTTTAGCAATTATTTATACAGCACTTTCTTATATGGGAGCTTCAAGTGTTGCGAAGCTTGGACATTTAGAGAACGGCGGAGAAGTATTAGCGAAAGTTTCTAACTACTATTTCGGATCATATGGCGGAGTATTATTAGGGTTAATGATTACAGTTGCTTGTTTAACAACTAGTGTGGGACTTGTATCAGCATGTTCTTCATTCTTCCATAAGTTATTCCCAAATATTCCTTACAAAGCAATTGCAATCACGCTATGTGTATTTAGTGCAATTGTTGCAAACGTAGGATTAACACAATTAATCGCAGTTTCTGTTCCAGTATTAACAGCAATTTATCCGCTAGCAATTGTATTGATTTTCTTAACATTCTTCCATTCACTATTTAAAGGAAGAGCTGAAGTTTATCAAGTGAGTTTAATCGTAACATTTATCATCAGCTTATTCGATGGATTAAGTGCAGCTGGAGTTAACATTGAAGTAGTAAGCAAAGTGTTCACTAAATTTCTTCCGATGCAGGAAGTAGGATTAGGCTGGATCTTCCCAGCGATTATCGGTGGATTTATCGGCTATGGTATTAGCGTTGTAAAAACGAAAAATGGAGTGCAACCAGCAGCTGATGCAAATAAGAAAATAAGTTAAACAAAAAAAGTTATAGAATTTGATTCTATAACTTTTTTTGTTACTATTGATAATGAGGAAAAATAAAGTAGTAGGGGAAATAAGATGAAAAAAACAATTGATCATATCGGCATCGCAGTTCGTGATATAGATAGTACGATACGTTTTTATGAAACGGTTTTGTCAGGAACTTTAATCGACCGTTACGTAAGTGAAGCACCAGGTGTTGAAAGTGAAGTAGCCATTCTTGAAGTTGATGGTGATAGAATCGAATTACTTGCGCCAACGAATAATACAACTTCTCCAATAGCACGATTTATAAAGCAAAAAGGGAAAGGTGTCCATCACGTTGCGTATCGTGTAGATGATTTAGATGTAGCTTTAGAAGAATTAAAGGAACAGGGTATTCGAACGTTAGAACATACGCTTCGAATGAATAAACATGGTAGAAGGTTAATTTATCTTAACCCAGCGGATACGGAAGGGACAATTATTGAATATTGTGATTATCCGGAAGTGAAATAAAGGAAGTGTATTTTTGTGAAAGGTGTTACGTACTAATGTAACGCCTTTTTATTTGTATACTTTTCAATATTTCGATGAAAGTATTTCGGAATGTTGAATATATATTATGAGAAGCTATCCACTATCCTGTAGGAGTGGGCATGATTTTTTTAGTATTTGCGAGCAAATGGAGCTGACTATAGGGTAAGAAATCCTCATTTTGCACAGTAATATATGAAAGAAAAAGAGTGCTTTATAACCAACTATATATTTTATGTAATACATATAATATAAATTGTGAATTTCATGTATTGGAGAGTGGTTATCTGTGGAGATTTCAAATAGTGCTGAAAATTTTAACGTATTATTTGTTACATCTAGTGTTCCTGTCTATTTTCCGGTGCTAGAGGAATCTATATATAATAGTTTGAAAAAGGCAATTCGTAATGTAACGATGGTAACATACGAAAATTTGGTGAAAACGGCTTTAAAGATAAAACCGGCACTCATTATTGTATTTCATGGTTTTGAAGAAGGGATAATTAAGGGAATTCAAGATTTAAAACAATATAACTTTAAAACTGCACTCTGGCTTACAGATGACCCTTACTTTACAGATGTGACGAAAAACTTAGTGCTTGATTATGATTATGTGTTTACGCAAGATACAGGATGTATTGATTTTTATAAAGATTTAGGTTGTGATAATGTATATTATTTGCCTTTAGCAGCAGAACCTCCTGCATATACGCCGATACTTAGGGAAGAGGAATACATATTTGATATTAGTTTCATAGGGACTGCTTTTGATAATCGGCTCGCATTTATTGATTCAATTGCAGAGTACTTAGTGACTAAAAATACTCTAATTATAGGTTGTAATTGGGATAGACTAAAAAGTTATGAGTTATTGAAAGATAAAATTTTACTTTTACCATTTTTGGTTTACGAAAACAGTATAGGATATTACAAAAAAAGTAAAATCAACATGAATATACATCGCTCGATAGAGGATTTAACATTTAATAGAAATAGAGTAAAAGTAAATGCTTGTTCTATTAATAATCGTACATTCGAAATAGCTAGTACAGGTTCTTTTCAAATGACGGATATTCGTTCAGATTTAGAAAAGTGTTATATTCCAGGGGTACAAATTGAGACATTTACCTCAGCGGTTGATTTTATAGAGAAAGCTGAAAGATATTTATCGAACCCGGTACAAAGAAAGAAAATTGCGATGGAAGGGCTGAAGAGAACGCTAATCGAACATACATATGATAAAAGGGTACAACAGCTGTTAAAAATAATTGAAATGAACCCTAAAAAAGAAAATGAAATTTAAAAATAGGGAAAGAATGTGTTGAAACACAACATATTTAAAGAACAAGGTATTTGAATGGAAGAGCATACACTTCGAATGAATAAGCATGGTAGAAGATTAATTTATCTTAACCTAGCGGATACAGAGGGCACGATCATTAATTATTGTGATTATCCGGAAGAGAAGTAAAGGAAGTGTATTATGGAGAAAGGGTGTTGCGTAATAACGTAATACCTTTTTTATTTATCCCGCTATTTGTTGGCAATAAGATTCCCGCTTCAAAAGTCGGAGAATGCGAGAGAGTTAGGTGGGAGATCGAATGCCCGTAAAAGTCCCACTGATTAAAGTTTCACTTTATGTATTTCACATTTTCTTCACAAATGATTCACGATAACTTTTCTTCTTAGGGAACTTACATAAATATATTTTATGCTATAATGATAATCAACTTTAAAAATATTAGTAATATCTATGAAGGTAGCTACTATTATATTAGAAGTATAGAGGTGAGGAATAAATAGAGAGTGATACTAAATAAATTCTTATACTTAATCAGGTTAATATTTTATCAAGAAATAAAACTTGGGAAGTAAAAAGTAATGAAAGTGTAGTGACGAAAAAGAAAGAAGTGAAATGATTGTGAAAGTAATACGAAGGTTAGGGGCATGGCTATTAATTGCGTGCGTGTTTATTATATTCATACCAAAAAGCACATCCGCTCATGCGTACGTTGTGAAATCAAATCCTACTGAAAATGAAACGTTGAAGAAAGCACCATCTATTGTGAAAATTGAATTCGATGAGGACATACAAGTTTCAAGTTTTAATACATTGTTCGTAAGAGATACCTCAGGTCAAAGAGTAGATTTAAAAGATGCTCATATTGATACGAAAAACAAAAAATTATTAGAAGCTGGGTTAAAAGAGAATCTCAAAAATGGTCTTTACTCTATTCAGTGGAAAGCTATTTCAGCTGATGGACATCCAATTCAAGGAGTTATTCCATTCCGTATTGGATTAGCAGAAGCGGGAACAGATGATATAAAAGTAGAAGAGATGGGCTATGTTCCCCAAATCGATATGATTATGGAACGCGGAATTTTATATACAAGTTTTTCTCTATTTATCGGTGTTCTATTATTTAATCTTATCCTTTATAAAGGAAGTGCAAGTCAAGTTCAGTCGAGGAGTAAGAAAATAATATGGATATCATTATTTGGGATATTCATTAGTTTACTTTTCAATTTACCGTTGCAAGCGAAAATAAATGCTGATGTTTCATGGCTAGAAGCATTCGATCCTTTATTATTAAAAGAAACATTACAGCTATCTGTTTTTGGGTATGTATGGATCACTCAAATGGCTCTTATTAGTACGCTTATGATTGTTACATATTTTGCAGTGAAGAGTGAGAGGCTTTCGTCGTTTAAAGTATGGAGCATTCCAATTGTATTATTTATTGGGTTACTTGTTATGAAAGCCTTCAATAGTCATGCATATGGATTAAAGTTTAAAGAAATTGCTGTCGTTATGGACTTTCTGCATTTATTCGCAGCTTCGTTATGGATGGGGGGGCTATCATCGATTGTTCTTCTGTTACGTAAAGAGGATGACAAGTGGACTATGTATTGGGATGCGATTAAGCGTTTTTCGCCATGGGCAACAGGTGCTGTCATTGTGATTTTATTAACGGGTCTTTTTAACAGTACATTTTTTATTCCCACGATCCATTCCCTATTTGATACGAAGTATGGATTGGCCTTATTAGCAAAGATACTTTTATTCGTGTGTATGGGGATATTGGGAATTATTCATTATGTGAAAGGGAGAATGCGAGCGCAGCAAAGGTTAGGAGCTACGGTGAAAGTAGAGTTTATCATTGGAATTATCGTTTTCGTAATCGTAGCTTTTATGACAAATGTACAAACGCCGCCGATGCCTCCTACGGGACCTTTTACAGAGAGTAAACAATTAGATAATGGATATGAACTTACTTTACATGTAAGTCCTAATAAGGTAGGACAGAATACATTTCATATTACTTTGAAGGATGAGAATGGACGGCCTGTTACTGATATGGAACAAATTGTATTGACGACTCAATCTTTAGATATGAATATGGGCAAAGGTTCATTTAAAGTTTCGGCAGTGTCACCGGGAGAATATGAAGCGGAAGGTATGTATATTAACATGACAGGAAACTGGAATATACAAGTTCACGGATTAACAAAATCTCTTGATAGTTTCGATACGGATTATAAATTTATTGTAGGTGGCAGATAAAAAAGACGTTATAAATGAAAAGGAGTTTATACAAAATGAAACGTATAAAAAAATTAGGAACAACAATGATCGCAACAATAATTGCAATGGGGATTTTTTCGTTACCTGTTAGTGCTCACGTAACTGTGAAACCAGCAACTTCTGACGTTAGCTCTTGGGAGACTTATACAATAAAGGTACCTGTTGAAAAGAATATGGCAACAACAAAAGTCACACTGAAAATACCGTCTGGAGTCGAGTTTCAACAGTACGAGCCAGTGCCAGGGTGGAAAGTGGAAGAACAAAAAGATGCAGCTGGAAAAGTTAAAACTGTAATATGGGAAGCAACAGGAGAAGGGATTTTACCTGGTCAGTTCCAACGATTTACTTTCGTTGCTAAAAATCCAGATAAAGAGCAACAAATAGCTTGGAATGCATATCAACAATATAAAGATGGAGAAATTGTTGAATGGACAGGCGATGAGAAAGCTGAGAAGCCCCATTCACTTACTACGATTGCAAAAGGTACATCATTAACAGGAGAACATGGTGAAGTATCTAGTGTGGAAAAAAATGAAGGTACAAGTAATATGCAAACAATAGCAATTGCCTTATCAGTTTTAGCGATTGTATCTTCCGTAGGTACGTGTGTTTTTGTAGTACGTCGTAAAAAGTAGGGAACATTGAAAGGTCTCATTGAAAGTAATGAGACCTTTGTTAATAAAATTTTGAGATTAAGCAGCTTCGAGGGGGATTGGAGCTACAAATACAACATGGTTTATTAAGATAAGGAACTCAATTGACTGTCATTACTTCTTCTGGTAGGTTATCATGCTTAAGCCAGTTTTCAATTAAAGTATTAAATAGTTGGGGATTTGCTAAAGGGATTCCATGACCGATTTTAGGAATGATAATACCTGTGCAATTAGGATTGCTTTCAAGGATTGCAGTCATCGAGTCTTTCATGATTCTTTTTTCGTTTTCTCCAACAGTCACTAATATATTGCTACTAGCATTCTCGAAACCTTTTGGTATTGTAAACGACATATTTTCTTCTAATATCCTCACAAATGCATTTTTACTTATTTGACAACTTTCATGATAATAGTGATCAAATTGTGTTTCATCTATGCACATTGATTTTGCTTGTATTTTGGAAAACGTCTTACTCTTTATAAGTGGATAGGTTAAGCCAAGGGATCTTATTAATGTTTTAGCGAAAGGAATTAGTTTAACTAATGCGCTATTTATCATAGCGTATTGAATTAAGTTTGGTTTCATGCTGAGCATTGCAATTAATACTTGAGCACCTAACGAAAAACCGATTACTATAACAGTTTTACCTTGTCCTTTTTCTTCAACTAATTCAATGATTTTTTCAGCACTAAAGTGTATTGAAAAATGATCCTTACTACTATTTTCCCCTTGCTCGGGTAAATCAGGAACAAGGCAGTGAAAGCTAGTAAAATGTTTAATTTGTTTGTCCCACATCCATCCACTGACTCCGCCCCCATGAATAAAAACCATAAGTGGAGAGCTTGAATCTCCAAATTCTTTATACTGTAAAACCATATAATTCCCCCTTATGATTAGAATTGTTAGTCCATACATATGTATTGGAGATAATATTTTCTACTTAATTATCATCATACAATAAAAAAGAAAAATTTTCCTTTTGCTAAGATGTTAAGTGACTGTACTCATAAAATGGTAAAAAAGAAAGAGCCTACAAGTGGTAGACTCTTTCTCATATCTATTTATTTCACTTCAACTTGCTGCCTTACAGCAAGTGCTTTCGGCTTTATATTTACAAAACAAATGCTTACGATAATAAATAAAAGTCCGATGAATAAGCTAATTGTAATGGCCTCATGTAAGAAAATTGAACTTACAATAATAGCGATCAGTGGGATAAGGAACGTATAAGCCCCAACTTTACTTGCCTCACCAGCTCCTACAAGTGTAAAGTAAGCGAGCCATCCCATTGCAATAACGAAGAATGAAATAAAGAGTAGTACACTTACAAATGGTATACTCCAAGCGATGTTAGACCAGCTCTCAAATTCTGAACCAAATCCGATTAAGCAAAATCCGCCAATAATAAGCTGAAGTGTTACCATCCAAATGGCATTAACGCGGTGTCCGGTTTTCTTAATAAATACTGTGCCGAGTGCCCAGCCGATAGCGCATCCTAAAGCAAGTAGTACACCGATAATAGAAATATGTCCAGTTAAACTACTAGAGCTAATAACCCCAACACCAATAAATCCAAGAATAAGTCCGAAAATTTTCAAGCCATACATTGCCTCTTCAAGCCAAATCCATGAGAAAATGCCGAGTAAGACAGGTTGGAGAAATACGATTGCGGAGAAGAGTCCGGCGGGCATGTATTGAAGTCCGACAGTTTGTAGTCCGTAAAACAAAATAATATTGAGTAAAGCTGAAATAAAGTATAAATGCCAAGTTTCCTTTAAATTTAATTGTTTGTATTTCGGTAATGCGAAAATAAGTAAGATAAATCCTCCTATTAAAGTTCTAATCCCTGCAAAGAGTACGGGTGGTGTGTAATGCAGAGCGAATTTAGATAACGGCCAATTAATTCCCCACATAATAACGAGAAATGTAAGGATTATGGCCGTTTTTGTTCGAGAAAGCTGTGTCACGGTAAGACCTCCTTGTTGTATTTCATCTCACTATGATATGATATCGACTGTGATAAATAAAATGAATATTTTTTATGGGGAGTATAAGTAATTAGTTATGACCATTACACAACTTCAAGTTTTAATTAAAACGGTTGAATTAGGAAGTTTTACGAAGGCTGCTGGGATGTTGAATATGACGCAACCAGCTGTAAGTCATGCAATTTCAAGCATTGAGTCAGAGTTAGGAGTTACTATTCTTATACGTGATAAACGAAAAGGATTACTCGTTACGGATGTAGGAAACAGAATTCTTGTACATATTAGAGAAATTTTGAACGGTGTAGAGAAGATTGAACAAGAAGTAGCGATGGAGAAAGGGCACGAAATTGGGACGATTCGAATTGGGAGTTTTCCGAGTGCTTCTGCACATTTCTTGCCCAAAATGATAAATCTTTTTAAGGAGAAGTATCCGAACTTAGAAGTCGTTCTTTGTGAAGGAACGATTAAAGAAGTTGAAGATTGGTTAGTATCGAGGGTTGTTGATATCGGAATTATTATTTTGCCTAATAAAGATATGGAGATCGTGCCCTTAACGAAGGGGAAAATGGTTGTTGTCTTAAGAGAGGATCATCCTTTGTGTAAGAAGAAATCTATTACAATAAGTGATTTAGAGAATGAACCAATCATATTATGTAAGGGTGGATATGAACCTCCCATTATTGATATGTTTAAACAAGCGAACGTACCACTTCGGGCTGAATATGTAATTTCGACAGTTACAACAGCTTTAAATATGATTCAAGAAGGATTGGGAATCGCAATTTTGGCTGAGTTATCTTTAACGAGTTTACCAAAGAATATACAAACGAGAGAATTGGAACCACAAGTATGGAGAGAAATTGCTTTAGCTGTTCCTTCGTTAAAGGATTCTTCACTCGCTGTACAGCTATTTATTGAAGAATTCCAAGAGTTATTTGCAGAATAAAAAGAGGTGTCTCATATATCATAATGGGACACTTTTTTAATTTGCTTATAAAAAATCTATAAAAAGGATTGACTTATTTTTCGGTTGTAACTATAATGATTACATCGGGTGGTGATTACGATGAAAATTAGTAGCCGCTTTTCTATAGCTGTTCATATTTTATCTATTTTAAAAAACAATCCATCTTCAGTTTGCACTTCGGACTATATGGCCGAAAGTGTAAATACAAATCCGGTAGTCATTCGTAAAATAATGTTTTACTTGAAACAATCTGGATTTGTTTACGTAAATCGCGGACCAGGTGGCGCGGGATTATTAAAGGATTTACATGAAATCACATTGTTAGATGTGTACCATGCAGTGAATGTAGTAGAAGAAGACAAACTATTTCATTTTCACGAGCAACCGAATCCAGATTGCCCAATTGGAGCGAATATTCAAGCGGTGTTAGAAGTTATTTTAATTCAAGCACAATCCGCGATGGAAGAAGTTTTGAGAAATATTACGATGGGGCAGTTATTTGAATCTTTACAACAAAAAATGAATGCATAATATGATAATCGCAAGTCTCTAAAAGAAAATGCATATTTTTTTCTTAAAATTGTAACTGTTATGGTTACATCTGAAAATAAAAAGAAGGTAAGGTGCAAATAATATGGCTGTGAAAATGAAAGTATACTCAGATTTTATATGTCCGTTTTGCTTTTTAGCAAAAGGTCCATTAGATGAAGTAGCGAAAGAGAAAGATGTGGAAATCGAATGGATGCCATTTGAATTGCGTCCAAGTCCATATTCTAAAATAGATCCTTGGAACGAGCCAGATAAGTTGGGTTCATGGGATTCTTTCATTCTTCCTACTGCAAAAAAATTAGGGGTTGAAATGCGTCTGCCACGTGTTTCCCCGCATCCATATACACATTTAGCTTTTGAAGGATGTGAATTTGCGAAAGAACGTGGACTAGGAAATGAGTATCATCACCGCGTATTCACCGCATTTTTCCAAGAAGAACAAAATATTGAAGATATTGATGTGTTAACAAAACTAGCGGTAGAAGTAGGGCTTCCTGAAGCTGAATTTAAAGATGCTTTAGTAACTCGAAAATATAAAGAAAAACATCAAGAAGCAATTCAGCATGCATATGATGAAGCGAATATTATGGCGGTACCAACTGTCATGATTGGTGATGAAGTCATTCAAGGGCTTGCTAGTAAAGAAACGTTACAAAGAGTAATTGATAAAGAAATCGAAAAGGATAAAACAAATTCATTTGAAGGTATGCAATGTAATACGGATGGATATTGCTAATTCGTTTTGCATGAAAGAATCAAGTTGATTTGTTTAAATAAAAATAATAAAACATATATTTGGAGGAATTAAAATGTCAGCAACTACAACAAATTTAAAAGAAGCAATCGTGAACCGTCGTTCAATTCGTAAAGTAACAAAAAGCGATGCAATTACGAAAGAAAGAATTGAAGAAGTTTTAAAAACAG
Encoded here:
- a CDS encoding DMT family transporter → MTQLSRTKTAIILTFLVIMWGINWPLSKFALHYTPPVLFAGIRTLIGGFILLIFALPKYKQLNLKETWHLYFISALLNIILFYGLQTVGLQYMPAGLFSAIVFLQPVLLGIFSWIWLEEAMYGLKIFGLILGFIGVGVISSSSLTGHISIIGVLLALGCAIGWALGTVFIKKTGHRVNAIWMVTLQLIIGGFCLIGFGSEFESWSNIAWSIPFVSVLLFISFFVIAMGWLAYFTLVGAGEASKVGAYTFLIPLIAIIVSSIFLHEAITISLFIGLLFIIVSICFVNIKPKALAVRQQVEVK
- a CDS encoding LysR family transcriptional regulator, whose protein sequence is MTITQLQVLIKTVELGSFTKAAGMLNMTQPAVSHAISSIESELGVTILIRDKRKGLLVTDVGNRILVHIREILNGVEKIEQEVAMEKGHEIGTIRIGSFPSASAHFLPKMINLFKEKYPNLEVVLCEGTIKEVEDWLVSRVVDIGIIILPNKDMEIVPLTKGKMVVVLREDHPLCKKKSITISDLENEPIILCKGGYEPPIIDMFKQANVPLRAEYVISTVTTALNMIQEGLGIAILAELSLTSLPKNIQTRELEPQVWREIALAVPSLKDSSLAVQLFIEEFQELFAE
- a CDS encoding Rrf2 family transcriptional regulator; translated protein: MKISSRFSIAVHILSILKNNPSSVCTSDYMAESVNTNPVVIRKIMFYLKQSGFVYVNRGPGGAGLLKDLHEITLLDVYHAVNVVEEDKLFHFHEQPNPDCPIGANIQAVLEVILIQAQSAMEEVLRNITMGQLFESLQQKMNA
- a CDS encoding DsbA family oxidoreductase yields the protein MAVKMKVYSDFICPFCFLAKGPLDEVAKEKDVEIEWMPFELRPSPYSKIDPWNEPDKLGSWDSFILPTAKKLGVEMRLPRVSPHPYTHLAFEGCEFAKERGLGNEYHHRVFTAFFQEEQNIEDIDVLTKLAVEVGLPEAEFKDALVTRKYKEKHQEAIQHAYDEANIMAVPTVMIGDEVIQGLASKETLQRVIDKEIEKDKTNSFEGMQCNTDGYC